From the genome of Bacteroides sp. MSB163, one region includes:
- a CDS encoding RagB/SusD family nutrient uptake outer membrane protein — MKNIYIILTVFALSLVSCNSLDLYPLDQGSSETWYSNETEYEMAVNDLYRTAFWPVAKEAWSDDYLYRDVAGPDIVDGTLNSETNTSGSVELATFYTNQYKAIARSNAIIANLDRGRENGINEATLLSYEAQARFSRAAHYAMLVFAFGDVVYVEDLLTIEAASKMARSPKADVIKIIYDDFDYAAEHLPASYTGKQVATKGAALALKARYALYFGDYEIAATAAKACMDLGIYKLHKDYGDLFYTKNAEESIFLLPHSTALLIGNIGDAKSYYPRTAGGFSSKVPSWALLAAYECTDGKLIDESPLFDSHNPFQNRDPRCTASIVEFGSEFVGYEYNPHPEVTKVMDYSTGKLVNNGDTRARAQFASFTGLVWRKSVDRTWGPDTNFTPENDLIIIRYADVLLIYAEAKIELNQIDQSVLDAINQVRARAYGVELSDVSNYPAITTTNQKELRTVLRRERRVELAFEGLRYYDLIRWGLAQKALNKPNCGVLYPGNELIDKVVKPGHWFWPYAPEIDEDGIADFSRMVSDGYVQVCSKGAFSERQYLWPIPAKELVINPNMTQNPGY, encoded by the coding sequence ATGAAAAATATATATATTATACTGACAGTATTCGCACTTTCATTGGTATCGTGCAACAGCTTGGATCTGTATCCACTAGACCAAGGTTCAAGTGAAACCTGGTACAGTAACGAAACCGAGTATGAAATGGCGGTGAATGATTTGTATCGCACTGCATTTTGGCCTGTTGCCAAAGAAGCTTGGTCTGATGACTACCTTTATCGTGACGTTGCCGGTCCTGACATTGTCGATGGAACGTTAAACAGTGAAACAAATACGTCCGGTAGTGTTGAGCTGGCAACATTCTATACCAACCAATACAAGGCCATTGCCCGTTCCAATGCTATCATCGCTAATTTGGATCGTGGTCGTGAAAATGGGATCAATGAGGCTACTCTGTTGTCTTATGAAGCTCAGGCACGTTTTTCACGTGCTGCACATTATGCTATGCTGGTCTTTGCTTTTGGTGATGTAGTCTATGTAGAAGATCTGTTAACTATTGAAGCTGCATCTAAAATGGCACGGTCACCTAAAGCTGATGTGATTAAAATCATTTATGATGATTTTGATTATGCTGCTGAACATCTTCCGGCTTCTTATACTGGAAAACAGGTAGCAACCAAAGGTGCCGCTTTGGCATTGAAAGCACGCTATGCGTTGTATTTCGGTGATTATGAGATCGCTGCTACAGCAGCAAAAGCGTGTATGGATCTGGGTATCTATAAACTTCATAAAGATTATGGTGATTTATTCTATACGAAGAATGCTGAAGAGTCAATCTTTTTATTGCCTCATTCAACAGCTCTCCTGATTGGTAATATCGGCGATGCAAAAAGCTACTACCCACGTACAGCGGGCGGTTTTTCGAGCAAGGTTCCTTCGTGGGCACTACTTGCAGCTTACGAGTGTACCGATGGTAAGTTGATTGATGAGTCGCCTCTATTTGATTCTCACAATCCTTTTCAGAATCGAGATCCTCGCTGCACAGCTTCGATCGTGGAATTTGGAAGTGAGTTCGTTGGCTATGAATATAACCCTCATCCGGAGGTTACTAAAGTAATGGACTATTCAACAGGGAAGCTGGTGAATAACGGTGATACTCGTGCCAGGGCTCAGTTTGCTTCTTTTACCGGTTTGGTGTGGAGAAAGTCAGTTGACAGAACGTGGGGACCCGATACCAACTTTACCCCCGAGAATGACCTGATAATTATCCGGTATGCCGATGTGCTTTTGATCTATGCTGAGGCTAAGATTGAGTTGAACCAGATTGACCAAAGCGTTTTGGATGCTATTAATCAGGTGCGTGCACGTGCCTATGGCGTGGAATTGAGTGATGTTTCTAATTATCCTGCCATTACAACAACCAATCAGAAAGAACTCCGAACGGTTCTTCGTCGTGAACGGAGGGTTGAATTAGCCTTTGAGGGACTTCGGTATTACGATTTGATTCGTTGGGGATTGGCTCAAAAAGCGTTGAATAAACCAAACTGTGGTGTACTCTATCCCGGAAATGAATTGATAGATAAAGTGGTAAAACCGGGACATTGGTTCTGGCCCTATGCTCCAGAAATAGATGAAGATGGTATTGCTGATTTTTCGAGAATGGTAAGCGATGGCTATGTACAGGTTTGTTCTAAGGGAGCTTTCTCTGAAAGACAATATTTATGGCCTATTCCGGCGAAAGAGCTGGTGATTAATCCTAATATGACTCAGAATCCAGGATATTAG
- a CDS encoding glycerophosphodiester phosphodiesterase, giving the protein MKKFVFFCFIICSWVTGLHAQRVFIAHRGVNMHGTIAGENSLEAISLAKRAGFQAIETDVRLSADGCLVVMHDSTLNRTCLNADGTTLSVQIPVKTKTLIELKQDFILKADKSEMRSRIPTLREFLTECKRNGLYTFIEPKLLDETGRHYKDIITLADEVLGKRNYVITSNNRANEIIRDLGVYDVRLMGILYQTVFEKIQNQGDCIMAISASRFDEDEYDRYVALAKLHGLMRESHADKFVHFNKINRNDINFISTDLLAPDLNGQGTLLVDKHEIKDFICPVITKVGSILLKKEQTVVLNEPLPCVTFGGIYLEIELKGNVEIELGNQVFNVKTEDIAKHQVLIYNASPAFKVKSLSDESEIKRLMLKIVQF; this is encoded by the coding sequence ATGAAGAAATTCGTCTTTTTCTGTTTTATAATCTGTAGTTGGGTAACGGGATTACATGCTCAGCGCGTCTTTATAGCTCATCGGGGTGTCAATATGCATGGCACAATTGCCGGAGAGAATTCTCTGGAGGCCATTTCATTGGCCAAACGCGCCGGTTTTCAAGCTATTGAGACTGATGTACGCCTGTCAGCTGATGGATGTCTGGTAGTGATGCATGACAGTACACTAAACCGTACCTGCCTGAATGCCGACGGAACAACACTCTCCGTTCAAATTCCGGTTAAAACAAAGACACTTATAGAACTGAAACAGGATTTTATCTTAAAGGCTGATAAATCGGAAATGAGAAGTCGGATACCTACATTAAGGGAATTTCTAACCGAATGTAAACGGAACGGACTTTATACATTTATTGAACCTAAATTGCTTGATGAAACTGGTCGGCATTATAAAGATATAATCACTCTTGCAGATGAAGTGCTTGGAAAGAGAAATTACGTTATTACTTCCAATAATCGTGCTAATGAGATTATTCGAGATCTTGGAGTTTACGATGTCCGGTTAATGGGAATTTTATATCAGACTGTCTTTGAAAAGATACAGAATCAGGGAGATTGTATTATGGCTATCAGTGCTTCCCGCTTTGATGAGGATGAGTATGACCGGTACGTTGCTTTAGCTAAGTTGCATGGTCTTATGAGAGAATCTCATGCCGACAAATTCGTGCATTTCAATAAAATTAATCGTAATGATATTAATTTCATCTCCACGGATTTGTTGGCTCCCGACCTGAACGGTCAGGGTACCCTTTTGGTTGATAAACATGAAATTAAGGATTTTATTTGCCCGGTCATAACTAAGGTTGGAAGTATATTACTAAAAAAGGAACAAACGGTAGTACTCAACGAGCCGTTACCTTGCGTAACCTTTGGTGGAATCTATTTAGAGATTGAACTGAAAGGAAACGTTGAAATTGAGTTGGGAAATCAGGTTTTTAATGTGAAAACCGAAGATATTGCTAAACATCAGGTTCTTATATATAATGCTTCTCCGGCATTTAAGGTTAAGTCGCTTTCTGATGAATCTGAGATTAAGAGACTAATGTTGAAAATCGTACAATTTTGA